In the Ictidomys tridecemlineatus isolate mIctTri1 chromosome 10, mIctTri1.hap1, whole genome shotgun sequence genome, TCGAGTCTGTGGGGTTTGGCTCCCTGGGCCGAGGCCCACCCGCAGGGCCGCGCGGTCTCCTGGTGGCTCTATCACCCGCCCACCGGACTGGCCGGGTGCCTGGGCCGCCTACTCTACTGCTACTCCCTCCCGCCGCCGCAGCGGCTGCTCCATATCCCGCCGCCTGGCAGAACCGGCTCAGCGCGGACCGAGGGCTGCTCCCCAGCCGCCCGGCTGCGTGCTCGGCGCCCTGGCCCGAGGGCGGCGGGGCCGGCTCAGACGCAGATCTCGATGGCCGTGGCCAGCACCACCTGCCCTTTGCTCTTGTCCGGGCGGCCATCGGTCCTGCCGGGGGGCCCCGGGGGCGCCAGGCCAGCCTCAGGCACCGGAACGGGCACGGGCACGGGCACCGGCACCGGCACCGGCACTGGACCGACAGCGGAGGGCGCGGGCCGCGAGCCGCTGCCGCTCTCGGTCAGCACCGTGCGCTTGAGCGGCCCAGGCGCCTCGAGGCGCAGCGGCCCCGCGTTGGGCAGGCGGTCCCCGGGGCCCGGCGGCTTGCGCGCTCGGTGCGAGGGCCGCCGCCGCAGCTCGGACGTGAGCTCGTGCTTGAGGAAGCGGAAGACCTCCTTGGCCGGCCCGCGGCGCTCGGGCTCCAGGGCCAGCAGGCGCTGGAACATGCGCAGCGCCGGCTCCGTGAAGCGGCGCCACTGTGACGGCAGCCCGGGCAGGCGGCCGCGCTGCCAGCGCACGAACTCCTCGAAGAAGGCATCGGCGCCCGACGCCGCCTCCCACGGGAAGTTGCCGGTGAGCACGCAGAAGATGAGCACGCCGAAGGCCCACACGTCCACGCCCGTGTCCACCGCGAAGCCGTCGGCGCGGCCCGCCTGGCACACCTCGGGCGCCGTGTAGGGGATCGTGCCGCTCACGCGCTTCACGCGGCAGCCCACGCGGCGCGTCATCCCGAAGTCGGCCAGCTTCACCCGGCGACACTCGCGATCGAACAGCAGCACGTTCTCAGGCTTGATGTCGCGGTGCACCAGCTGCCGCCCGTGCATGAAGTCCAGCGCCAGGCCCAGCTGCTGCACGCAGCGCTTCACCGTGTCCTCGGGGAGCCCAACCTGCCAGCCAGGCAGGAGAGCCAAGCTAAGTGGTGACCAGGCAcgcctgtccccaccccaccttctcctcctccctcaggccTTGCCCTGGGGCTGCTGCCCTCTGGCTGCCTCTAACTGGACATTGCCCCTCTCCTGTGACTGCCCCAGGTCCTGGTGCCAGCCACCCTCCCCCATGGTAGCTGGCACTTTTCCATCTCATGTCTGGAGGGGGTGGCTGTCATCCCCCACCCTACTCAATAAACGGTGGCAATCCCAGACGGAGCCCCAGGTGCAGACCAGGTGCTGCCCTAAGCCCCTTTTCAGATGGGGTCTGTTAAATCCTTGGTGGCTCCTATGTCCACTTCCCCTAAAGGACACCGAGGCTCCgggaggcctcctccaccagcACTTGGCACAGCAGAGTGTATCCTGGGGTCTTCCTCACTCTCTCTGCCCCAGGGTCACCTCTTTTCCAGGTGGACCTGACACCTCCCACTTTGAGCAGCTCCTGAGCAAGGTGCCCCTGGACTTGAGCCCATGGCCCGGCTGTCTCCTCCCGGGTGTTGGCCTCTGTCGTCATCTGGCCTACCAGGGGCAGGTTTCACTAGGACAGCGGCAGGACCTTTCTCTCCCGCAGCTCTCCAAATAGAGACTGAcatacagtaggcactcaataaatgcttgttgatTCAACCATCTGACTCCTAGTCTCACACTCTAGGGACCATGAAGACCATTTCCCCTCTCTATGCCACCACCCCAGGTACCTGGGGAGGGATGATGTCAAACAGGTCCCCAGCAGGCGCGTACTCCTGGGCGAAGACGTAGCAGTCCTCGGTCTCGAAGACCACGTCGAAGGCCTTGATGATGAAGGGGCTGGACGAGAGGCTGTTGGTGATGCTCACCTCCCGCAGGAAGTTCTTTAGCTTCGTTTTGCTCTTGTTCACAAACTTCAGTGCCATTTTTGTACCTGGTGGGAGCCATGGTGACAATGGTGAGGCCTCTCCCTATACCTTGCACCTGCCACATTCCCATACCTGTCTGCACAGCCTGTCCGGCAACAAGGCCCACCAGGGCTCTAGCAGGCATGACGGGGCCCTGTCCTGTAGATGggaaacaggcccagagaggggaatGGACTTGCCTGTGGCCACACAGCAGGCCTTGCtcaggtgctcaggaggctgcagcCTCCCGCCCCTGCTCTCCTGTTTTGCGGCCATGCTGTACACTTATTTGTGGCCTCTCTTTTCCCAGCCAGAGCATGGCTCCTCGAGCACAGGAAATTGCCTTGTCAGCTGCTGCGTCCCTGAGTCTAGCACAGAGTAGTTGCTCAGCAAAGATTTGTTAAATGGGTGAACAAAGACGATACGACACTGAAAGACAAAGGCCCCTGACACTGTGCCTGGACAGACACGTGTGCCCTCCCGGGTGCACACACGTGTGTCCACAGAGCACTTCCTGTGACAGGACCGCCTCCAGCACCTCACATTCACGACTCATGCTTCATACTGACCCTAGGAGGGGAGCGCTAGCCCTGTTTTCTAAATGAGGGAATGGAGGCACAGGAAGGCGGTCACTTGTCACATAGCAAGCAAGCAGTGATCAGGGACCCATGTCCAGTTCTACTCCTGCTGCCCTCAGTGGGCACAGAGACCCGGCCCTGGCTGTGTGCCCTCTGAGCGGGCACTGCTGTGACGTGGGGGCTAAGCGAGATGGCTCTGGGGCTGGCAACTGGGTGCCATCCAGGTTTGAGACCTCTAACTGCACGACCTTGGCTAGGTGTGGGTCTCAGTGTCCCCCTGGAGAAATGGCGATGGCCACACTGACCTCACCTTCTGACCATGGTACCCTACTCCCAAGGACCCCTCGCTCTCCGTCCACCTCCCTAGGGCTAGCCATCACCACGTCACCAACTCCCCAAGCGCGACTGTGCCCCCGTCCTCTCCCCCCAACTCCTGAGGTCCCTGGGTGCATCCCCTTGGCTGTACCAAATGGCCCCCAGATGGCCCCCAAATGGCCTGCCCTCCAGCCTGGAACTCTGTCCCGAGTCCTCCTTGTCCCATCTGCTCCGTCTCCTCTCTGGGCCGCTTCAGTTCCTGTCCCCTCCACCAGGACCACGGTCTCTGCCTCCTAGCTCCCCACCAACCTTACTAACGGCCACCCTGCGGACACTCACCTGTGCCCTTGTAGGCCACCAGGTCGACTTTCCCATAGGTGCCTTTGCCCAGCTCCCGGACAAGTTCGTAGTGCTTGGTGACGTCGCTGGCAGCCAGTGTGCGGAGGGTCAGTGCCTGCATGTCTTCGGTCAGGAGAGGCACACCTGTGCCTGGGCCTGGGGTGGTCCCTGGCCCACAGCAGGGCAGGGAGTGCGGCGGGTCGGGCTCTGGGCAGCCCACGCTCATCTTCTCCCTGTTGTGTGGGGGAGTTCAGTGTGAAGAGTGACATCAGACCAGGTCCCCCTTCTCCATCTACCTGCCACCTCCCCTGCGCCCAGGAAACACTCCTGGGCCCCATGCTATGCCCAAGATGACCACAAGGGGGCATCAAGGATCTCTGTCACATCACCTTCCAGAAGCTTCCTGGTCAGGCTGGAGCCAATCCCTATGGCTCCTTAACACTTGTGCACCCCTGGCCCATTGGTCTGCTGCTGTCATCCACCCAGTGCCAGGCAAGACACACATTTATGTCACACAGACACAGCCATGTCAACCTCAGGTGCGTGTGCTCATTCATAAATTTGCCTTGTGCTTTGCTTTCTCAGGAGACGGGATCAAACCAGGGCTGTGTGCAAGCTCAGCtctcactgagcctcatcccgGCCCCAGCCCCAAATACGAAGCAAGTGCTGTCAGGCGGGCTTCAAAACCCTGGGACGCAGCACCCACCCGACACACAAATCCCTGCTCTTCGGTGCTTATGTCCCAGGGAGAAGGGacaaaaaacagagaaaacataaATTATCTATGATGATCAAAGGGGACGTGGGCTGTGGGAGGACAAGGCTGGGATGGGTAAAGGGCAGGCCTGAGGGGGGACTGCGGCATCCAGTGCCTTCGCCACATGGCCTTGCCCCGGCTCTGGCAGGACACGGCCACACACAGCACTGCCTAGACCTCCCCCAGCAGATGACAACACAACCCTGCTCGGGCACAACACAGTTGTGGTCCCAAGGCTGCACCCTACCCCGTCCCTGGATGCTGGGACAAAGACCCCGTCCTTCCTTCCAGTCACCGCCTGAGACTCCTTTGTTGTCCACACAACCTGGGGCAGTCCTCCTGGACCCACCCCTCACGGCCACTGCGTTTGTCCCCAAGTAGACCAGTGTCCTTGAATCTAACTGTGAGtattggggtgggggggagcaggGTGTCACAGGGGGTGAGTACAGGTCTGGGGACAGGAGACCTGACTGAAAGGCTCCAAGTGGGTGACAGCAAACTCAAGAGGGGGACAGGGAGCTCATGCCCAATCCTGGCCTTTATCTTCCCCTGTTATTTACTTAGTTTTCCTGCAGTCTGTCGAGGCGTGTCGGAGGCACCTCACTACACCTATCCAAACCCCAGGATCTGACGAGTCGTGACAGATCCATATTCACGAAACCGCCACTGTGATCAAGATAACGAACATGCCCATCGCCCCAAGAGTTTGCTTTTGCCCCTTTATAAGCTCCTGCCCCGCCCCATCCTTGTCTTCTAGGTGTCCACTCTGGGACCTTCATTTCTTGCGTGCAAAGTAGAGAGGGCTGGGCCTTTTCCCGGCGCTTGCGTGAAGGTGTGCACGCATGCGCGCATCACCCTTGGGGGCCAGTACCCGCCCTCTATCAGCTGCCTTCCTGGCGCACCTCCCTCTGCCCTGGCCTGGTTCCCTGTTACTTCTAATCCCAGAGGCCTCACCCAGCACTCCCAGCCCCCCAGGCCTCTGCTCCCTGAAGGACAGGCACCATCGCTCCATCTGAGAGAAAGCGCAGATTTGGAGTCAGACAGCCTGGGTTTGAGTCCTAAATCTGTCGCTTGCTCGCTGGATGTGATGGGCAGGTTAGTTCACGATTTCCTCCTCTACAAAAAGGATGTGACCACGGCACTTATTAGCTAAGCTGTTAGGATCAAGTAAAATGGTAGACATGAAGCACCTGGTACCTAGTGTACAGTAAGCGCTCCCTAAGTGCCTGGCCTGATGCCCATATGATCATGAGCAGCATTTGCAGGGAGGGGCCACTCTTCAGGAGcccagcacccccccaccccacccccaccccggcccAGCGGCTCCCTCCCAGGCCCAaagcctcttcctcttccctctcacGACCCAGCCTCCCACTTCGCAAGGAGGAGGAACATCAGGACGGAGCTTCCTGGCCTCCCACCAGCCCCAAGCGGAGCTCCATCTGCACCATCCTCCCGGTTGGCTGGGGCGCAGGGAGCCCTCCCCCAGCTTGACTTCCACCTTCAGGATTCGCTCCCTCCATTCATGAGCCAGCTCTGCTCGGGGACGGGGCTCCAACagccccttccctccccagctgGGGCCGTTTCTCTCCTAGTTTACTTTGATCAGAATGTGTGCTGGGGACTTCATCTGAAATGCCACATGGTCGCCCTCAGGTCTAGTCCGCAGTCCGGTGAGCTCCTTTTAGAGACCCCTGGAGGGAGGAATGGCACAGACCTCCGGAAACCaagtcctgcctcccctcctctgccctcaggTCTTGATGGAACCAGGCGTCCAGGTGGTCCCAGCTCTAGGCTGCACGGCTCTGGGTCTCTTTGCAGTAGCCACAGCTGGGCCGTAGGGGGTGCTGTTTCCCCATGCTGCTCCCTCTGGTGTCTGGGCAGCCAGAGATCACTTTTTCCAACCCCAGCAAACGTCCACTACCCGGTGACGAGGACCGAGTTGAGAAACTGCCTGGGCTGGCTTGGTGCCAGCAGGGAATGCTGTGGTGATTTTTGTGTGGGTGTCCTCAGGCCAGTGTGTCCCAAGCCCCcggcctctgtgtgtgtgtggtactggggatggaacccagtggctcctgcatgctaggcaagggctctgcacggagctacatccccagtctagGGATCtccctagttgctgaggctggcctcaaatttgtcatcctcctgtctcagcctcccaagttgctaggattgtaggtgtgtgccactatgccctgcTCTCTTGGCCCTTTCTGTGGATGGTGTCGGGGAGATGCTGGGCTGCTCTCCTGACCTGGTCCCGACATGCGTAGACTCCCCAGGGCTGAGGTGGACAGTCCCTGTGAGTGCAGGCACATGTGTACACAAGTGTGCAGTGCCCCCTCCCCCCAGGTTTCAACCCAGTGGCTTTGGACTGCTTCTGCGTCCCCTGGGAGCTTGACTGGCAGCTGCAAGTGGCCACACGCCTTCCCTGCTCACACCAGGGACTGCTGGCTACTTGGCTTGCCCCTGCCCCTTTGTCCTCCAAGCTGACCTGGGTTCAGCCCTTGCTCTTCGCCTATAGCCTCTGTGGCCCCAGCCAGTCTCCGCCAGCGCTGCAAAGCCACCTCTGTCACTTCCCTGGCCACTCAGGCCTCGTTCCTCTGGGAAGCTTCCCTGATGCCCAGCAGGTGCCAGTTCCCACTTCTGTGAGCACCAGGATCCTGTACCGTGTCCCTTTCTCATGGACTCTGCtgaccctgtggggagggggtGTGTCTGGACAACGCCCCTGTCCATCAGGCCAGGAACTCCCCAGAGGGCCCAGTGTGGGGGGTCCCCACACTGCCCCCTCCTGCCTGTCCCTCAGGCTGTTTTCCACAAGGAATCGATCCACACGCCTGTCCCGGCCACCACGGCCACCAGGTCATTGCCCAGGTATTCGCTGCCTCTGACCCAGTTACCACACATGTGACTTAGGAGGCACAGTGGCAGTGACAGAAACATCACGGGCCTCAAGGCTCCGCAGCCTTGATCCCAACATGTGCCACACTCTGGCTGGGTGACCTTCAGTGGTCCCACTACTCCTCTGGTCCTGTTCACATATCCATACGGTGAAGGAAACGAGTGCCATCAGCACTAACTGTCCCTCTTGCTACAGGGCCAGGGGCTACCTGGCCTGATTCCCAATATCCTCCagggtaggttttttttttttaattttaatttaattaattaatttatctttgtggtactggggattgaacctaggggtgctctaccactgagccacatccccagcccttttatttatgttgaattttgagacagggtcttgctaagttgctgaggcatcctcctgcctcagccttcagagtcactgggattacaggcctgggcctCTGCGCCTGGGTAGGGTAAGTATCATTGATAACACCGTCACTTTAGATACACAGATGAGGTGCAGAGAGACGAAGTCCcgcacccaaggtcacacagccagtccTGAGCCTGGCTCCAGGCTGGCACTTTACCCACCGTATCTTCCAGAATGCTGGGCTCATCTGCCCCAGATCCcttgggagcagggagggggcgGGGTCTCAGCCAGGAAAGCCCCGCCCTCTGGGACGCCCTGCTGAACCTGCCTGGCACTGGGCACAGGGCTCAGGCTGCACAGGCGCCAGCTGCTCTGCTCCTTTTCCAGATGAGAACCCCAGGCCCCGAGTGAAGCAGGGACATCTGAGTGGCAGCAGGCGGGAAGGCCGCGAGGCGTGCGCCAGCGCTGGGGGGACTGGATCCTCAAGTGCTTATGTCACTGCAGCAACTAGAAGGGCAGCTATGGCCTCTGCTGACCTCAGTCCCCTCCAGGTAGTGGCTGCCACATCCGCCCACACTCAGGCTCACTCTGCAGCCCCTGGGGACCTCCTTGGGCCATGCACCTCAAGGGTGTGTCCTCCTTGGCCCCAAGGGAGGCCCTCCATCTCCCTTCTGAGTGGCTGAGAGCAGGTGGGGCCCCTCTTTAACGCAGCAAGGGTGGCTCTGCCATATGCTGGGAGGGCCACCGTGGTGGGGGAGGGTTTCCCAGGAGAGAAGCGAGACTGAACCGCCCACCACTTCCTGTTGGCAGGCAGCTGGGGCTGGTGTCACCCTGCGAAGCTACACTCGACTCAGGCCTGCCTTGAAGCCCTGCCCCCACCACGCGTGGACACACACGGACACACAGGCATGTCCCCAGGCACACACGGACACACAGGCATGTCCCcaggcacacacagacacacaggcatgTCCCCAGgcacacacggacacacacagcCGCACGCAAATACACATGCGCGCAGACTCTGGAACACGCGTGCGCCCGCAGGGAGCGCTGCCAGCTCGGCAGAACTCCCCTCTTTGAGTCCTCACAAGAACCGTGGGAAGGGGACAGGAAGCGTCCTATGTTTTCTGAGAAAAGCTTCATGGAGGGGTAAACTCTACATGACAAAGCCGTCCATCAAGAGCGTGCGGTTCAGTGATTTCAGCCACTGTACAGCTGGGGACCCTGCCACATGGAGCGTggctctgttttacagatgaagattGAGGATTTGCCATGGAGGACAGCCACCGGGCGCCAAACTTGTTTCCCCTCCTGCTGTACAAAGTCACTGTTGGAAAGTGGCTGTCCCACAggaagccacatcctcagcctccttTGCATCCAGGTGTGGCCGTGAGTTCTGTCTCCCCCTGGGAATATAAACCAAAGTGAGGTGTGTCACCCCTAATCTGGGGCTTGTCCAGATTCAAAGGCTCCTCTAGTCTCCTGGCCTGGTGCAGAGGACTCCGAAACCCTAAAGGGTGATGGGGCCCCAGGCATCAGG is a window encoding:
- the Sbk1 gene encoding serine/threonine-protein kinase SBK1 yields the protein MSVGCPEPDPPHSLPCCGPGTTPGPGTGVPLLTEDMQALTLRTLAASDVTKHYELVRELGKGTYGKVDLVAYKGTGTKMALKFVNKSKTKLKNFLREVSITNSLSSSPFIIKAFDVVFETEDCYVFAQEYAPAGDLFDIIPPQVGLPEDTVKRCVQQLGLALDFMHGRQLVHRDIKPENVLLFDRECRRVKLADFGMTRRVGCRVKRVSGTIPYTAPEVCQAGRADGFAVDTGVDVWAFGVLIFCVLTGNFPWEAASGADAFFEEFVRWQRGRLPGLPSQWRRFTEPALRMFQRLLALEPERRGPAKEVFRFLKHELTSELRRRPSHRARKPPGPGDRLPNAGPLRLEAPGPLKRTVLTESGSGSRPAPSAVGPVPVPVPVPVPVPVPVPEAGLAPPGPPGRTDGRPDKSKGQVVLATAIEICV